Sequence from the Amaranthus tricolor cultivar Red isolate AtriRed21 chromosome 1, ASM2621246v1, whole genome shotgun sequence genome:
TGATTTTTGGTTAATATGGgttggaaaaacttttaaatgTCAAAACTAAGATGTTGTTAACTTTGCATTGTACTTCTATTAGGTATTTCTGTAGGACTGAACATGCTACCTTGCTGCTGAATATTGCTTTGAATGCTTACTGTCCTGGTCTCGATGTTAGTAGTTTTCTGACTGATGTGTGGTTCTGATGCATGTATTTTGCTGCGTTACAACTATATATTACTTGGACTCAAAGTTTCGTCAGTTTAGGTTTAAACTGAGCATGGCCCCTGGAAATATATAGTATGTTGGACACAAGTCATTTGTTATCATTGTCAGTATTGATGTTGATTCTTGTTTGTCTGCATTGTTCTTCTCTGCCTCTCGTATTGTTTATGTGAAAGTCTTTATGGCTTATATTGACACCATTTACTTTTGATGACTTTTGCCTAAACTAATCATAATATCAGGCTGCGCGATCGAGAACTTACAGATCCGAATCACGTTCTAACAAAGAGAATGATGTCGTTGACACTTACGCAGACGAGAAGTTGTCTGGGGTTGATTTAGCTGTGAAAGAAGTCTCTGCTCACCCTAGGCATAAGAAGCAAATGAAGCCTCATCAGTTAGAAGGATTTAACTTCTTGCTGAGCAACTTAATAACGGAAAAACCTGGTGGCTGCATCTTGGCCCATGCTCCAGGGTCTGGAAAAACTTTCATGATTATCAGTTTCATGCAGAGTTTTCTGGCCCAGTATCCAGATGCTAGGCCATTGGTCGTGCTTCCAAAGGGTATTCTTCCTACATGGAAAAAGGAGTTCCAAAGATGGCAAGTGGAGGACATTCCTTTACTTGATTTTTATTCTATGAAAGCTGATAATAGGATTCAGCAAAGGGAAGTCCTCAAACAGTGGGTAGAGCGGAGGAGCATACTCTTTTTGGGCTATAAGCAATTCTCTAATATTATTACTGGTGACAGCTCGTGCACCACGAATGCTTATTGCCAGAACGCACTGCTCAAGCGTCCGGATATCCTTATCTTGGATGAAGGTCACACTCCTAGAAATGAGAACACTGATGTGCTGAATTCACTTGCCAAGGTCCAGACTCCTAGGAAGGTAGTGCTATCTGGTACACTATACCAAAATCATGTCAAAGAGGTATTCACTATCTTAAATCTGGTGCGTCCAAAATTTTTGAAGATGGACACTTCCCGAAGCATTAAGAAACGTATCTTGAGTAGAGTACAGTTTCAAGGGTTCAAGAAGCAGCTAAAAGGTGGAAATGTGGAGAGCAACTTTTTTGACCTTGTTGAATACACCCTTCAGCAGGAAGAGGATTGGAAAAGAAAGGAGGCTGTGATAAAAGACTTGAGGGAGATGACTAGCAAGGTTTTACACTACTACAGGGGAGACTTCTTGGATGATCTCCCAGGACTTTTAGACTTTACTGTTCTTCTTGGACTGAGTCCTCAACAGAAAATCGAAATTGACAAGCTGAAGAAGAgggaaaaaacaaaatttagaaAAACTTCTTTAGGTTGTGCAGTTTACACTCACCCAAAGCTGAAGCAGTTTTCAGATAATAATACTACAACCGAGAAACTTCCCCATGACATCTCTAAGATTGATGAGCTTATCGAAAGGATAGATATAAGAGATGGTGTCAAGGCTAAATTTTTCCTTAATATGCTGGGTTTGTGTGAAAGTACGGGTGAGAAGCTACTGGTGTTTAGCCAGTATTTGCTACCTTTGAAGTTTTTGGAAAGATTGACCATCTATAAGAAGGCTTGGACTATAGGTAAAGAAATTTTCATGATAATTGGTGATACAGCTACAGAGCAGCGAGAATTGCATATGGAACGATTCAATAATTCTCCTGATGCAAGGGTCTTTTTTGGATCTATCAAAGCTTGCGGAGAAGGAATATCTCTCGTGGGGGCTTCTCGCATTATAATCTTGGATGTCCATCTCAATCCATCTGTATCTCGCCAAGCAATAGGGCGTGCTTTTCGACCTGGTCAGGTGAAGAAAGTTTTTTCTTATAGACTTGTTGCTGCAGACTCTCCAGAAGAAGAAGACCATCTCACGTGTTTCAAGAAAGAACAAATTGCAAAAAGGTGGTTTGAATGGAATGAATACCGTGGCAGCCAAGATTTCGGGATGGAAGCCGTCGATATTAAAGACTCGGGGGATTCATTCCTGGAAAGCCAGTCACTTGCTGAGGATGTGAAGGCTCTGCACAGAAGGTTAGTTCAGTTTTCTCATCTCCATTTTTCGGTCtcgtattttctttttcttcattcatcagCTTTAATATTTACTGTTACTGTATACTTTTATATGATGTGTTGTAGGTAACTGTCCGTTGTGGAAGCTTCCAGAAGATGCTTAACAATTTAGGTATGCATAGTTTTTTGCTTTTGATCAACCCAAGTTTGTACAGTCCTACAGGGTACCAAGACTGGATGATAAGCATTGAAACTATGATTTTTTAGGTAAGTTTTTAAATGTCAATGCCTTTAGCTGGTTAAGATTGTGTTTTGATGAAACCGCACTACAAACTCTTGTGCTACGATCCTGCATTTCTGGCACATGCACTTTTAAAATGCTAACATGTGTATATGCTCTTAGACAAATGCATTTCCTAAATCGCTGTTTGACATATTATCTTAGAAATACTATTGATCATTTACTCATTCATTCATCTGCATAACTAAAAACACCGAAGTTTGTGAAAGGCGGTTACAAGCTTATAGCGATTTTGAGATTCGATAAACAAATATGGAATGTATGGGAACCTTAGGTATCTTTAATCTGTTTGTGATTCCATAAGAGAGTATGAGTTTAGGTTCCCTATGAAGTATGATGGAATTCTCACTATTAACCTTTTATAAAGTGATGTAGGATTTTAGTTTGTTGTTATAAATAGCCACAAATTTAACGTTGTTGCCTTTGTTAGGTTccttgttattttattttattcgtgGGTAGGTTAGAGAACTCGTACATCTCAGGggagaaaaaaaatttgaaatctgATTTCTTGTTATATGGTAGAAAGAAAAATCCTCAACTATTAGATTTATTCATGATTCTTTTGTtagtttctttgtttttatcttGTAAATT
This genomic interval carries:
- the LOC130820619 gene encoding protein CHROMATIN REMODELING 35 encodes the protein MKRGAAEVCADSYDVSRKRMKFSNREQNGQVYDYSDPFTIPDLLESITSGKYGSVTKDVEALVARKTLVFNSLFTMCPDLEWALPSAMYNRDIEVSGKKINDVVDLERSETKSIIPTTDVYIIDSDEEDVNRRPLNYFQEISFPRPLNTLELHAQSLLNPNFLAVTTPKKEDIKVDKIKDKGTYVGVEDELSEEDHPSVEDEELSDIWKEMNFALESTKDAAFHSGDEHSEEEDEGCDHSYVLKDDIGYVCRVCGVVQRAIETIFDFQYIKAARSRTYRSESRSNKENDVVDTYADEKLSGVDLAVKEVSAHPRHKKQMKPHQLEGFNFLLSNLITEKPGGCILAHAPGSGKTFMIISFMQSFLAQYPDARPLVVLPKGILPTWKKEFQRWQVEDIPLLDFYSMKADNRIQQREVLKQWVERRSILFLGYKQFSNIITGDSSCTTNAYCQNALLKRPDILILDEGHTPRNENTDVLNSLAKVQTPRKVVLSGTLYQNHVKEVFTILNLVRPKFLKMDTSRSIKKRILSRVQFQGFKKQLKGGNVESNFFDLVEYTLQQEEDWKRKEAVIKDLREMTSKVLHYYRGDFLDDLPGLLDFTVLLGLSPQQKIEIDKLKKREKTKFRKTSLGCAVYTHPKLKQFSDNNTTTEKLPHDISKIDELIERIDIRDGVKAKFFLNMLGLCESTGEKLLVFSQYLLPLKFLERLTIYKKAWTIGKEIFMIIGDTATEQRELHMERFNNSPDARVFFGSIKACGEGISLVGASRIIILDVHLNPSVSRQAIGRAFRPGQVKKVFSYRLVAADSPEEEDHLTCFKKEQIAKRWFEWNEYRGSQDFGMEAVDIKDSGDSFLESQSLAEDVKALHRR